From Lolium perenne isolate Kyuss_39 chromosome 5, Kyuss_2.0, whole genome shotgun sequence, a single genomic window includes:
- the LOC127302966 gene encoding ALA-interacting subunit 3, whose protein sequence is MPQVNGAAGPSASSDVAAATASTKRNKPQYHAFTQQQLPACKPILSPHMVIPVLAFVGLVFIPIGLACIAASNKVVEVVYRYDTKCVPGNMLHNKVAYIQNASIDKTCTIVLKVPRDMKRPIFIYYQLDKFYQNHRRYTTSRSDMQLRDPKQAAAITEFCKPEAYAANGSPIVPCGLVAWSLFNDTYSFARRRRRGSHAEALTVIKTGISWRSDRGHVFGNHVFPKNFQNGSLVGGGQLDPTKPLSQQEDLMVWMRTAALPRFRKLYGRVEADLGAGELLAVEVRNNYNSYSFAGTKAVVLSTAGLLGGRNAFLGRAYVVTGVACFALALLLTLLCLVFPMREEHLLLRGSHIGR, encoded by the exons ATGCCGCAAGTAAACGGTGCCGCCGGACCAAGCGCTAGTAGTGATGTTGCGGCAGCCACGGCTTCAACGAAGCGCAACAAGCCTCAGT ATCATGCATTTACTCAGCAACAACTTCCAGCATGCAAGCCTATACTGTCACCCCATATG GTCATTCCCGTGCTTGCATTCGTGGGCTTAGTTTTCATTCCGATTGGCCTTGCTTGCATCGCAGCTTCAAACAAG GTCGTTGAAGTAGTTTACCGATATGACACGAAATGTGTACCAGGGAACATGCTTCACAACAAAGTCGCCTACATCCAAAATGCGTCAATAGATAAGACCTGCACAATTGTTCTCAAG GTCCCCAGGGATATGAAGAGGCCAATCTTCATATATTATCAACTTGACAAGTTCTACCAAAACCACAGAAG GTACACGACGAGCCGCAGCGACATGCAGCTGAGAGACCCCAAGCAGGCAGCTGCCATTACAGAGTTCTGCAAGCCCGAAGCCTATGCCGCCAATGGCAGCCCAATCGTCCCCTGCGGGCTCGTGGCATGGAGCCTCTTCAACGACACCTACAGCTTCGcccgtcgccgtcgtcgcggcTCCCACGCCGAGGCGCTGACGGTGATCAAGACCGGGATCTCATGGCGGAGCGACAGGGGCCACGTGTTCGGCAAccacgtcttccccaagaactttcagaacggcAGCCTCGTCGGCGGCGGGCAGCTCGATCCGACAAAACCC CTGAGCCAGCAGGAGGATCTGATGGTGTGGATGCGCACGGCGGCGTTGCCGAGGTTCAGAAAGCTGTACGGGAGGGTGGAGGCGGACCTGGGCGCCGGCGAGCTACTCGCCGTGGAGGTGCGGAACAACTACAACTCTTACAGCTTCGCCGGGACGAAGGCGGTTGTGCTTTCCACCGCGGGGCTGCTCGGAGGGCGGAACGCCTTCCTCGGCCGCGCCTACGTCGTCACCGGTGTGGCATGCTTCGCGCTCGCGCTGCTGCTCACGCTGCTCTGCCTCGTCTTCCCCAT GAGGGAGGAGCATCTTCTGCTACGCGGTAGCCACATCGGCCGCTGA